One Gossypium hirsutum isolate 1008001.06 chromosome A11, Gossypium_hirsutum_v2.1, whole genome shotgun sequence genomic window carries:
- the LOC107889325 gene encoding phosphoribosylaminoimidazole carboxylase, chloroplastic, which translates to MLPLTSMAVFPNSTSEPFFSFKPSQFLSRPPPSLSLRFFSVYIAADNRNRRYRLWHSSSSSSKLYNPIFACRASHDSHEIDSSRRKDDDSPVHGLSEKIVGVLGGGQLGRMLCQAASKMAIKVMVLDPSENCPASALAYDHMVGSFDDSATVEEFAKRCGVLTVEIEHVDVATLEKLEQQGINCEPKASTIRIIQDKYLQKVHFSRHGIPLPEFMEINNLEETKRAGELYGYPLMIKSKRSAYDGRGNVVAKSEGELSLAIDVLGGFGRGLYVEKWAPFIKELAVIVARGRDNSILCYPLVETIHKENICHIVKAPADVPWRIRKLANDVAYKAISSLEGAGVFAVELFLTRDGQILLNEVAPRPHNSGHHTIESCYTSQFEQHLRAVVGLPLGDPSMKTPAAIMYNLLGEDEGEPGFRVAHQLIARALEIPGATAHWYDKPEMRRQRKMGHITLVGPSVGILEVRLKSMLREEGYENPNEVAPRVGIVMGSDSDLPVMKDAARILNTFGVSTEVRIVSAHRTPELMYSYASSARERGIQVIIAGAGGAAHLPGMVASLTPLPVIGVPVRASTLDGIDSLLSIVQMPRGVPVATVAVNNATNAGLLAVRMLGVGDADLLARMNQYQEDTRDYVLTKAEKLRKDGWEAYLNQ; encoded by the exons atGCTCCCACTAACCTCAATGGCTGTGTTTCCGAACTCTACCTCTgaaccatttttttctttcaagcCATCTCAGTTTCTTTCCCGACCACCACCATCTCTCTCACTCCGCTTCTTCTCCGTCTACATCGCTGCTGATAACCGCAACCGTAGATATCGCCTCTGgcactcttcttcttcttcctcgaaACTCTACAATCCCATCTTCGCTTGCCGCGCCTCACATGACTCTCACGAGATCGACTCCTCTCGCAG gaAGGATGATGATTCTCCAGTTCATGGTCTATCCGAAAAGATAGTTGGTGTATTAGGAGGAGGGCAATTGGGTCGTATGTTATGCCAAGCGGCTTCCAAGATGGCCATTAAAGTTATGGTTTTGGACCCTTCAGAGAATTGCCCAGCCAGTGCCCTTGCTTATGATCACATGGTTGGGAGCTTTGATGACAGTGCTACTGTTGAAGAATTTGCTAAAAG ATGTGGAGTTTTGACAGTTGAAATTGAACATGTGGATGTTGCCACTCTAGAGAAGCTTGAACAACAAGGAATTAATTGTGAACCTAAAGCTTCTACCATTCGAATTATCCAA GATAAATATCTCCAGAAAGTTCATTTTTCTCGGCATGGCATTCCACTTCCTGAGTTTATGGAG ATTAATAATCTAGAAGAAACCAAGAGAGCAGGTGAACTATATGGCTATCCTCTTATGATTAAGAGCAAGAGGTCAGCTTATGATGGGCGAGGAAATGTTGTTGCAAAGAGTGAAGGAGAGCTTTCTTTGGCCATAGATG TCCTTGGTGGATTTGGTCGTGGCCTGTATGTTGAGAAATGGGCTCCTTTCATAAAG GAGTTGGCTGTCATCGTGGCAAGAGGAAGAGATAACTCTATCCTGTGCTATCCACTTGTTGAAACTATTCACAA GGAAAACATATGTCACATTGTTAAGGCACCTGCTGACGTGCCATGGAGGATCAGAAAACTTGCAAATGATGTTGCATATAAAGCTATAAGTTCATTAGAAGGTGCTGGTGTCTTTGCAGTGGAGTTGTTTTTGACGAGGGATGGTCAG ATTCTACTAAATGAAGTAGCTCCAAGACCTCATAATAGTGGTCATCACACTATTGAGTCCTGCTATACATCACAGTTTGAACAGCATTTGCGGGCTGTTGTTGGTCTTCCTCTCGGTGATCCATCCATGAAAACTCCAGCTGCTATCATGTACAATCTACTGGGTGAGGATGAA GGGGAGCCAGGTTTCAGAGTGGCTCATCAACTTATAGCAAGGGCACTAGAGATTCCAGGAGCTACTGCTCATTGGTATGATAAGCCAG AAATGCGAAGGCAAAGGAAGATGGGTCATATAACTCTTGTTGGCCCTTCTGTTGGTATTTTAGAAGTACGGCTGAAATCAATGCTGAGGGAAGAAGGTTATGAAAATCCAAATGAAG TTGCACCACGTGTTGGGATTGTAATGGGTTCGGATTCAGATCTTCCGGTTATGAAGGATGCAGCTAGAATCTTAAATACGTTTGGTGTGTCTACTGAG GTTCGGATAGTCTCAGCACACCGGACCCCTGAACTGATGTACTCTTATGCCTCCTCTGCTCGGGAGCGAGGCATTCAGGTTATCATTGCTGGGGCTGGTGGTGCAGCTCACTTACCAG GTATGGTAGCTTCACTTACACCTTTACCTGTTATCGGTGTCCCTGTCCGTGCCTCTACATTGGATGGAATCGATTCACTCTTGTCAATCGTGCAG ATGCCAAGGGGTGTTCCTGTTGCAACGGTTGCAGTAAACAACGCTACAAACGCAGGATTGCTGGCAGTAAGGATGTTGGGAGTTGGTGATGCTGATCTATTGGCGAG AATGAATCAGTATCAAGAAGACACAAGGGACTATGTCTTGACAAAAGCTGAGAAGCTACGGAAGGATGGTTGGGAAGCTTATTTAAATCAGTAA